GTAGGTAGATAGTAGTAAGTACCAGGGCAAGGCCATTCATATGacatttgttttgctgttgtttggagCAGATGGTCTCAGGTGGGCGAAGAGTCTGAACTAAGTATTTACTTTATGAAATAAAGGAGTTTACACTGAGTGAAGTTCTAGACATATTTTTGAGTATAGATGTACAAAGAAAGGAGATGTTACAGGAGGGCAAACCTATGTATCATTTTCAGCTCAGAATTGGAGACTTCTGCCAGAATTTAATTAACACAACCTCCCCCCTTAAGTTTTAGAAGTTAATGTATACACAGTCACTAGAAGAATATTGTGCATAAAAAATACTTACTATATGGTAATGCTCAGTATTACCATGCTTGTGAACAGTGGAACAGTGAATGGAAGTGTAATCCTGCAGGCTGATAAGGTGTGACTTCAATACCTGCATAGAGCGTGGCTTAAGCCAAGTTGTTGCATCACACAGActcctgtttgtctgtctataaATAAAGATTATAAGAAAGTGTACTGTGCTGGAATACTTTAAGACATTAGTGAGGCaatttatagaaaatatctaCATAAGTATTTATCACAACAAATGATCAATTGTCAGTCAATATACTTGTTAATGGATAAAACAATAGTGAATTTGAGGAGAGTTGCCCTTTATTTTTGACTATAAGATTTGAAGGTACCTCTTTCTGTGCAATGTGGTGACTAGTAGACATGGTTTTGTAGATAGAACAGGCTGAGCAGACAGGTGTGATGACACACACATTCTCATGTGTCAGCCTTGGAACAGAGACTAGAAAATCAGGAGTGCAAGGTCAACTTGGTGATatagtaagtttgaggacagcctaggctgCACAGTAAGACACTTTCTCCCTCTTAGTGAAAATTGTAGAAACAGAATACAGATTAGGCTGgtcatttcagttttctttattctgaagCAAATGGGACTTCCATTAAATACTAGCCCATCTCCCCttataaatgatgtaaaaaaaaaaatcctgcttcaTTTTgactctttatttttctttcttttttttaattgaatatgttcttcatctacatttcaaatgttataccctttcctagtttcccacTTCCCAGAAAATCCACTACCCATCATTCCTCCCCCTGcatccaagaatatgcccctccaacCAACCCACTCTCAACTATCCCtactcgatttccccacactggggcatctatagaaccttcataggaccaaggaccaagTCTCCCACTGATGGCAgagaaggcattcctctgccacacttttggctggaaccatgtgtaccccttgtttgatggtttactccctgggatcCCTGGGGCATCTGGTCGGCTGAAATTGTCCTTCTTCCCacggggctgcaaacaccttcagctcctccagtcctccctccaactcctccactggagactcagagctcagtccaatggttgactacGAATCTttacctctgtatctgtaaggctctggtagggcccccctcctggagacaaccatatcaggctccttaaGGTACCTTATGTCAAGGTAAAGATACTTATTCACTTTTTAAAGCatacattgttttctttatttagagtCCTGACATTTTTCTCATACGGGTCTTTCATGAGCTTTGTTAGAGTAGCACAACAATAGTTTATAtcatttgtggctactgtgaagggtgttgtttctttCTTAGCCTGATTATCAttcatataaaggaaggctaccaattttgtttttagttaataTTATATCTAGCTACTATGATGAATTTGTTTTTAAGGTGGAGAAGTTTTGTGGTACAATTTTAGGGGTCATTTATGTATAgtatcatctgtgaatagcaatactttggctccttcctttccaattcgtaccccattgatctcctttagttggcTAGCTAGAAATTCACACTAGATGAATAGACATAAGGAAAGTGGGCAGCctttcttgtctctgattttggtagaattgcttaaagtttctctccatttaatttgatgttggctattggtttgctgtttattgcttttattatttttaaatatccatCTTTTACcactgatctctccaagacctttaacataaaGGGCTTTTGGATCTCCTGAAAAGATTTTTTCAGTAGCTAATGGCATGATTATGtgagttttttctttcagtttgtttacatggtggattatgttggtggattttcatatattgaaccttTCCCGAATCACTTAAATGAAGCCTGCTTTGTCAAAGTGAATGATATTTTGctgtgttctttgattcagtttgaaagtattttgttgagtatatttgCAGTGATATCATAACAAAAACTGATCACAAATTCACTCTTTGGTTGAGTCTTTATGCGGATTTGGtttcagggtgactgtggcttcatagtaCGGGTTTGACAATCTTCCTcatgtttctatttgtggaatagtttgaaggatGTTGGTATTAGTTCTTCCTCTAAAGTCTGGTAGACTTTTGGGCTAAAACTATGTGAGCTTGTAATTTTCCTGGTTTGAAGATTTTTAATGAGATTATaggaatatttaaatgtttttttctgatcttgatttaacatgGGAAAGTGGTATCAAActtgaaaatcatccatttcattttgattttcctttttgtggagtacaggttttgAAGAAATAACTAATGATTCTTATAATTTTCCCAgtgtctattgttatgtctccctttttgtttctgattttgttcatttggatgctgtctctctgccttttagtttgtttatctAAGGATTTTTGTCTATCTTAttaattttctcaatgaaccaattcttggttttgttgattgtttgtgttgttctctttgtttctaattgattgatatCAACTCTGCATTTGACTATTTCCTGTCCTTTACTCATCTGGGAtagatttgcttctttttgttttagagcttgcatgtgttctgttaagctgctagtatgaGATCACTCCCATTTCTTTACAAAGGCCCTTAATGTTATTACATTTCCtctaacactgctttcattgtgccatATAAGTTTGAATATAttgtatcttcatttatattgaatACTAGaaagtcttcagtttctttcttgatTTGTTCCCTGACCCAGTAATCATtgtgtagagagttgttcagttgcTTTGACTGAAGTAtcagtttcttctattgtatcttttatgcctgatattctctcttcagTCTCTTATATTTTGTTAATGATGCTTACATATATTGTTTTATTCCCTGGGTTTTATCTCctggattccctcagtttgtgttttctttattgcttctgttttcatttttagacattgaatagttttattcatttccttactatgtataattgtattttcctacatttttaagggacttattaatttcctctttaaagtcatCTATCACCATTATAAGGTTGGATTTATGGTAATTTTCTTGTGTGGGCAGGTCAATGGTGGGTAGGGAAGAATCTAAGTTGGATGTTTTTAGTACTGTGGGCTTGGTGAAATCAGGAAGACAGTTGGCTGGACAATGGTGCTCTAAGAATACAAATTATTTTCCCCTTGATTATACAGattttgtaaaatgtaaatatttaatttcaaaaatatgtatctacatgtatatttgtatacctCTCTTCAAAGGATATAAGAAATTCTTAGAAATCTTGAAGGTGAACTTTCATGAAGCTTTGAGCTGCTTGTCAAGTGGTCTGGGCATGGAACTGGGgtgttctgcaagagcagcgaacACTTATAACTCCTGAACCACCTCTCTGGACCTTCACAAACTCCTGAGAACAGAGCAGATTATTGattcaggagaaaataaaaataagattatgCCTTAAGACtgcaaaaaggaaataaaaccttCATATTAACAAGAATTTCAGATATGGGGATGAACCATCAGACAATGACCATTAATCCATTACTAAGTCATCTTTTGTTAACCATCAAGTTCACTTTATTATTTATCTAAACCTATATGAGatctttctaatttatattttatttcgcTCATGCTGAGAAGACAAGTAAATGGTGTTTTACTTGCCCATATTCCAGTGTTTCAGTGCCCCAAATGATAGGTATAGAAGGGCACAGAGCCAAGCATGTCCTGCTGTTCAGAGAGAACCCCATGTTTATTAGAATTATAATTAATGATGCCGACTATGTCTCTTAGTGAGCATTGTGCACTATTTCTGGGATGACTTGATTCATCTATCTCCATGATTGATAATGGTTTGACATGTAGGGCTGTTTCATAAACCCAGTGAGAAACTTTTGGATGGAACTGTTTTCATTTGTAAGGCATTATCTATTGGCTATATGTTCTGGGTTAGAGATGGGCAGTTGTGACTAGTTCCCTTGTTGGTGCTGGGACCATCTGGCTTATACCTGTACATGCTGCCATTACTTCTTTGAGTTCACATGTGCATCAATCCTCTTATGTCTAAAAGACcttgtttcatttttgtcttcCATAGCTACTGTCACTTAAAATTTTTCTCCCTCCTGTTTTCCAGAGGTCCCAGATCattgaggggagggatttgatggaaataTCCCATGTAGGACTGAATGTTACAAGATGTCCCAATATctgtatatatttctgtatttgttcctatGTACTTCAGAGGGAAGTTTTCGTAATGTTGGCTAAGCAAGATGCTGATCTATATGTTGTAATCTATAGTAGAATGTTGTCAGGGTTCATTTTATTGCTGCATTCCTTTAGCAAGAGTTGTATTTGGTTTCCCTGACACCTAAAGCATGTCTGATCTCATACTTTTGGCCACCTGAGAAGTGTCAGGTATGAATTCCTTTTCATGGAGTGGGTCTTTAAACCAATCACATAGTGGTTGATAACTCCCAgatcttctctttctctattgCACCAATGTATATTATATGAAAGCCATTATTGCTGATCAAAGGGTTTGTAGCTGAGTTCGTGTTTACCTTTTACTCTGTTAGCatgcagaggtttttttttttttatcataaataCTGGTGAGTTGGAGTTAAGCTTCTAGATAGGTACCAGACTTCTCTGTGATCAATGGGTTATGAAGgtgttatcttcagcaataggatcttAATGTCaatttgagaaaataaatcaatTTCCTTGGCAATAACCTGAGTTGTTTGGGACTTTTCATTTGGCCTTTTTGTTCAACAACTCAAGATGTAACCTATTATCAGCATGGCAGTTTACATTTAGATATGAGAGATATCTAAGTTTGCACCTACTATTATTTGATGCTTCTGTTTAATATTTTGACTGTGGTATTGAAATCTTAGTAAACAAGGAGAAGCACAAGTTCCAGAAAGATTAAAAGACTTGTTCAAAGTCTGAAAATACTTTATATACTATTCCAATATTGATTCTGTGAAACCTTTTTCTGGCTGTGCATGAAGTCATTATACAGCTACAGTAGTGGACCCCTAGAGGTTTGTAAGTCCCTGAGAAACTTAGCACTAGAATGGAATTTTCCTGTTCCCTATCTCTTTGctattttttaggcaaatgtggCATTAACACAATATTTTGTGCAATACAGGAATTTTAGTTCAAGTGAAACCAAGCTTGTGAAAGTTGAAAAGTGTCTTGCAAATGAAGCTCATTACTGAGAACCAAACATGTTGTAGTGATGCTAATCTCCAGAAATATCTTATTGctgctcttatttttatttcctcaggtgACCTTGGCTTTATGGCAGACAATGGCACCAGGTTGACAGAATTTATTCTCATGGGGTTCCAGCTTCAGGCAGAGCTGCAGTTGGGTCTCTTCTTCATGTTTTTGGCCTTTTATCTCATCACCATTGTTGGAAACCTGGGCATGATCATGCTAATTCAGAGTGACCCTCGGCTCCAaacacccatgtacttcttcctcagtcaTCTGTCCTTTCTGGATATTTGCTACTCATCTGTTATTCTGCCTCAGCTGCTGGAAACCTTGGGGAATAATAAGATAGCTATCACTTATGAGCGCTGTGCTACTCAGTTCTTCTTTTTCACCTTGTATGCTAGTACTGAATGTTTCCTCTTGGCTGTGATggcttatgaccgctatgtggctgTATGTAATCCCCTCCTTTATGCCATGGCCATGACACCACAGATTCGTCTGGGGCTGGTTGCTGCAGCATACTCTGGGGCAATGGTAAATACTGTGGTTCGAACTGGGTgtactttttccatttccttctgtaAATCTAACcaggttgatttctttttttgtgaccTCCCACCCTTGCTGAAGCTTTCCTGTAGTGAGACCAAGTTACGAGAACAGGTGATCTTTCTCTTGGCTTTTTTAGTCATCACAACTAGTGTTTCAGTGATTCTTGTATCTTACCTATTCATTATCTGGGCTATTCTGAAGATTCGTACAGCAGGGGCCAAGGCCAAGACCTTCTCTACTTGTGCATCCCATATGGTTGCAGTGGCTCTTTTTTTTGGAACACTCATATTTATGTACTTGAAAGGTAACATGGGCAAATCCCTCTGGGAAGACAAGATTGTGTCTGTATTCTATACTGTGGTGATCCCTATGCTGAACCCCATGATCTATAGCCTTAGGAATAAGGAAGTGAAGGAGGCTCTGAAGAAAGCTTTCAAAAGAATTAAGGCTTCTTAAGAAAGTAAGACTTAAGATTTATCACTCCAAAGTTTCTATCTGTTGGGCCTTTGCTTTATCTTCTTAATATATATGATTTTGCTCTCAGAATTGCATTGATATTTTGAAGCAGAAAATGTAAGTTTAGCTTCCAGAACTTTATTAGCTCTATGATTTTGAACAATAAATGTTTTGTATCATTTCCTTACACAAATGCATTTTTGTTGAGGATGCAGAGAAGGCCTAGTGGTTGAGATTGTATCCTGCTTGTGAAGAGGACTagaatttagttcccagcatccatactAAACTGTAACCTGTAGCTCCAGATTCATGGGAATCTTTAAGCTTCCATATgcactgtctctctccctccatcctctctctcacatacaacTTACATgattacataattaaaaataaagatatatttttctgatttttcacaacttatttatttatattccagccTTTGACTTCGTTCCACACtgcctttccccctcttcctcctcgcATCTGAATGGGTGCTTCTCTTCCCCCCAACCAGGCATCCCCTTTCCTTGGGGCCTCATATCTTTCAAGGATTAGACacttcttcttccactgagggcagACCAGGCCATCTACGATATATGTGCCAGGGCCTTGGACCATTccgtgtatgttgcctggttggtggctcagtttctgggtGTTCTCAGGGGTCAGGGTTAGTTAAGACTGCGTGTCTTCCTATGGGTTCAGCCTCCCTtttggctccttcaatccttgtCTTAAATCAATCAAAGATTTGGATCtgcaacttcagtccaatggctggatGTAAGTATCTGTACCTGACCCAGTAAACTGTTGGTAGGGACTCTCTGCCATGCTAGGATCCTGTTTGTAAGTACATCATAGCATTGGTAACAGTGACCCCCTCTGTGACCCCACCCACCATTGCCTTGCCATGGATCCCAAATTGAGCCAGTTGTTAGACCACCTTTCATTCAGTCTTGTCTCCATTTTGTTCCTGTAATTGTTTTAGgaaggaaaaattctgggtcagaaatttttgATTGTGGGTTGGTAACCCATTCCCTCCACTTTTGGCCCTGTCTATCACCTGGATGTGGACTTTCCTTCTCCCACTGTTGgggattaaaaggaaaaaaaaatctaacttctATGACTAAAAGTTCAAATACTTAGCCCATATAAAAAAGATGGAATCAATATCAAGGacatttataaatgaatatgGTCTAAAATATAATACTTATTTTTCTGGATATTGTTGAGTCTCAGCTACTTTGCTTTTTcatataaaacacattttttggTACCTAGAACAATAACAAATAATGTGTTTCTTTTGTGATTAATATAAACTTTTGGTTGTGGATGGTGAAACAGATATTAATGTTGGATAAAAAGTGAGCATCCACTCACAACCAAATTAGGTATTTTTCATAAAGGAATATAAGTAGCTTAAAAGCAAAAGGAAGCCTGGATAGAAAGGAGTTATGATTGAGTAATGCTCAGCTACagtaattttcttaatttctaagaCAGGATATAGTCAAGAtataacataataaaagaaagaagtaatGATTTAGATTAATATTGGAAGCAGTTCAATCTTGATCTATGGCTGTACTGAATAGCAGATACAGCATTATATTGATTCTTGATCACCAAATGTCAGAAGTTTTATTTGTCCCTCAAAATTATTTATGGATAGATGCTTCAATTAATCCAGGTTACTTTCTACTCTGAAGTAGTGATGGACACCGCTATCTTCTCTCATCTCCTCTAGACTTATTCTTTATGTCAGAAGACAGAGTAGAATGAATCTGTCACCTTTTAATGACTTCTGTTATCTGCGAGAAATATTACTTGGGGGTATCTCCATGGAGACTTTGCAATCTTGTTCATCATTTCAGCAAATATTTAGAGGCTACTGTGTATTAGACATGATGTTTTATTTGAACatggtaataaataaaatatgtgttaACCTGAATGGAATTTGAAACCTGGGGAATAGTCATATATTAGATTGCTACACAGGAAATTAACTTTTACAGGTTttggaaaatggaaggaaaaaaaaaagaaagaaatcataggaCTTAAATTGTGTTTTAAGGTCTTAATATAGTGTTGTAAGTTAAAAAGATCTCCAGAGAACTAACAGGTAGGCAGAGATCTAATTAATTAAGTATGTTGTCTTCCTTAGTTGGTAAGACTATATCAGACTGGGATAATTGTGAATGCAAAATTATGTGAAGTAAAACCAGAGTGAGGGCATCTTAGTGTAAAATATAAGTAGTGAATTCAGGAGAAGGCAGGCACAGAGCATTGCAAATTTGCTTAGGGACTTGTGAATTTTATTCTAAGGGCAAGATAGGAAATGCTAATCCTGAATTTTCAAAAGCCCCTTTTTCTATGGTTTGTTGGCTTAGAAGCAGGCTAATGGTGATGGAGATAGAAGAGCACAGACTCAATTGGCATATTCTAATTCAAGGTGATGTATTTCTATGAGAAATACAATATATCTAATGCTTTTCACATTGCTTTTAGTAATGAGAAAACTAGGAGAAAATGACTGTGAGGTGGAATTAGTACTGTTTCTTAGCAAAATAGGAAAGTAGATACAATATAATTTGATATCTGTCTTTGTATTGGAGTGCATTCCCTTGCATAATGCCAGATATTTTTCACGTACATAGACTACGCCAGTTGTGATGTTTTGAATAGGCATGGCTTCCATAGACTCATGCATTTGAGTGTTTGGTCTATAGGGAAGGGCACTATTAGGAGAcgtggccttgttgcaggaggtatggtcttgttggaggaaatgtgtcactgtgggggtgggctttgagctcTCTAATGCTCAAGCCATGCCAAGTATGGCAGAGTCTATTTCTTTTacctttagatcaagatgtagaactctcatcttttccagcaccatgtctgtttgCACACTGCTATGTTTTCCTCCATAGCAACaattgactaaacctctgaaactgtaagctagtcctgttaaatatttttctgtataaGAGCTActgtgatcatggtgtctttttacaaCAATTATATctaaactaatacagaagttgataCCAGGAATAGGGTATTGTTTTGAGAAGCCTGACTAcacttttgtttggaggaatgtgaatTCTAGTACTTTGGGTTAGAAAAGCAAAGTGGGGGTTAATGATCCATCCTAGTAGGAACATGAAAGACAGTGGGGCTGATGGTGATTTGAACTCTGGGGTCcaggctcaagaggtttcagagaagagGTATCTGGCTTAGAGACTCTTCTTGTGACATTTTAGTGAAGAATTTGGCtactttttgccattgtctgtaAAGTTTTCCTGATGCTAAAGTGAAGAGACTTGGATTAATTGCCCtagcaaaggaaatctcaaaacagcctCATATAGACTTTGCACTATGGTTAATAATGTTTCCTCATATGAAGAGTGCTTTGAtgaaaaaaagcaagctgagcaagggaaactacaaaatatatggttcaaggagaaaggaggcaccaggaagtagaattGAACTAAATACTGAGTTCAAGGAGATAAGCAGAATAAAGATATTATAAGAaataaagggagtggtgacctttaGACAAGATCCCACCTAGCAACTAAGCTTCCATAATG
This portion of the Apodemus sylvaticus chromosome 1, mApoSyl1.1, whole genome shotgun sequence genome encodes:
- the LOC127677871 gene encoding olfactory receptor 9I1-like, which gives rise to MADNGTRLTEFILMGFQLQAELQLGLFFMFLAFYLITIVGNLGMIMLIQSDPRLQTPMYFFLSHLSFLDICYSSVILPQLLETLGNNKIAITYERCATQFFFFTLYASTECFLLAVMAYDRYVAVCNPLLYAMAMTPQIRLGLVAAAYSGAMVNTVVRTGCTFSISFCKSNQVDFFFCDLPPLLKLSCSETKLREQVIFLLAFLVITTSVSVILVSYLFIIWAILKIRTAGAKAKTFSTCASHMVAVALFFGTLIFMYLKGNMGKSLWEDKIVSVFYTVVIPMLNPMIYSLRNKEVKEALKKAFKRIKAS